The Amycolatopsis sp. NBC_01480 genome segment AGCCGCGCACCTTAGACCACTCCACCGACAAAACCCGTCCCCGGCAGCGCACCCTTCCACATCGGCCCCGCACCACCCCGGGTTTGTCCACAGATCCGCGACCGCCACCACCGGGCCCGGTTTCCGCCGCAGAGTGGAGGCGTGACCACCTCGACCCCGCCGGGACCGGCCCGGCCCGTACTCACCGACCCTGCTCAGCTGATCGTGGCGCTCCCGTACCTGCTCGGGTTCATGCCCTCGGACTCGCTCGTCCTGCTCGGGCACCGCCCGCCCGGCACTGGCATCGGCCTGATCCTGCGGGCGGACCTGCCGCCCGAAGACCTGTTCGCGTACCAGGCTGATGCACTAGCGCCGCGCTTCCGGGGCGCCGTTCACCTCGGTGTCACCGCGGTTGTCGTCGGCGGCCGGGCCGAACCCGATGGCGGGCCGCCGTTCAGCGCGTTCGTCGCCGAGCTGCGGCGGGCGCTCGGCGAACACGGCCTGCTGCTGCTCCATCCACTGTGGACGGCCGCGATCGAGGAAGACGCGCCCTGGGCGTGTTACCGCGATGACGACTGCAGCGGCCTGCTGCCGGACCCGCGTGGCACGGTCATCGCCGCCGCCACGACCAATGCGGGGTTCGTGTCGTTCCCGAGCCGCGAGGACGTGGCCGCGTTGCTGGAGCCGCGCTCGCCGGAGGCGATCGTCCGCCGGACCGGGCTGCTCGGTCGCGCCGGGAAGTCGCCGTGGGGCACGGAAGACGTGGTCTCCGCGGCGGCCGCGGAGGTCCGCGCGGCGTTCCAGCGAAGACGGGCCGGCACCGACCACCTCGACGACGAGCAAGCGGTTCGCCTCGCGCACGCCCTCACGATCAAACCGGTCCGAGACGCGTGCCTCGCGCTCACCACGCCGCCGGGCACCAGCGTGGCCCTGGAAGCAGAAGCCCTGTGGCTCTCACTCGTCAAAGAGCTGCCCGCTCCGCACCGCGCCGAGGCCGCCTGCCTGCTCGCGTACGCGACGCTGCTCCGGGGCGAAGGTGCGCTCGCCGGGATGGCTCTGGACAACGCTCTCGAGGCGAGTTCCGGCCACCTGCTGGCCCAGCTGCTGTACGCAGTGTGGAACCGCGGCACCGACCCAGCGAAGCTCGCCGGCCTCGGGGCCGGGTCCGAAGTGGACCTCGGCCTCGAGGACACCGGCGATGGATAACCGGTCGGGCCAGTCAGGACTGGCGGGCGCGGGTGAACTCCCAGGCGTCGGAGACGATGCCCCGGAGGTCGGTGCGCTCGGGCTTCCAGCCGAGTTCCTCGGCGGCTTTCGCGCTGGAGGCGACGAGCACCGAAGGGTCACCGGCGCGGCGCTCGGCCACGACGGCCGGGATCGGGTGGCCGGTCACCTCCCGGCAGGCCTCGACGACCTCGAGGACCGAGAACCCGGTGCCGCTGCCCAGGTTGTAGATGCGGTGCTCGCCCGCCGTGGCGTGGCTCAGGGCCAGCTGGTGGGCGTCGGCGAGGTCGACGACGTGGATGTAGTCGCGGACAGCCGTGTGGTCGGGCGTCGGGTAGTCGTTGCCGTAGATCGAGATGTGCTCGCGGTCGCCGGTGGCGACCTGCAGGACTAGGGGGATGAGATGGGTTTCCGTGGTGTGCCGCTCGCCGAAGGCCCGGTATGCGCCCGCGACGTTGAAGTAGCGCAGGCTGACCGCCGCCAGGCCGTGGGCGCGCGCGAAGCTGGTGATGGCGTGGTCGATCGCGAGCTTGGACGCGCCATAGGTGTTGGTCGGCTGGGTCGGCGCGGTCTCCGGGATCGGCGAAGACTCCGGCTCGCCGTACGTGGCCGCGGTGGAGGAGAACACCAGGCGCGGGGTGCCGTTGGCCTTCATCGCCTCGAGCAGGCGCAGCGAGGTGACGACGTTGCCTTCCCAGTACTTCGCCGGGTCCGTCATCGACTCGCCGACCAGCGACTTCGCGGCGAAGTGCAGGACCCCGTCGAAGCCCTCGCCGAGGACGTCGGCGGCCACCTCGGCGGCGTCGCCCTGGATGAAGCGGGCGTCGGGGTGGACGGCGTCGGCATGCCCGGTGGACAGGTCGTCCACGACGGTGACCTGGTGACCGGCCTCGATGAGCCGCGCGGCGCACACACTGCCCACGTACCCGGCGCCACCCGTGACGATCAGTTTCAGGGGGCTCTGCTGGTCGGTCACGTCGTGGCCTTTCTGCTGAGGGTGGTGACTGTGCGGCACAGTCTTCCCTTACGGCGACGCGACGAGCCGCCCGGGGGTTGCCCCGGATGGCTCAGCGCCGCGATCGGCCTCCTCCGGGGCCGACGCCGACGGGGCCCGTTTCGACCGTCCCCGGCTGGCGGCGGCCTGGATCAAGCCCGGCCGGATCGGGCCACACCCGGCGACGGGATCCCGGCGACTCCGGGCGCGACCGCCGAACGGCGCGCCAGAACCGCTGCCGAACCGCGCGCGAGGGCTGCTGTCGAGGGACGCGCCGGGACCGCCGCCGAAGGGCGTGCCGGGGCTGCCGCCGAACCGAACGTCGGGGCCGCTGCCGATGGGCGCGCCAGGACTGCTGCCGAACCGCACGCCAGGGCCGCTGCCGAAGGCCGCGCCAGAACCGCTGCCGAACCGCACGCCAGGGCCGCTGCCGAGGGGCGCGCCGGGACCGCCGTCAAGCCGGGTGCCAGGCTCGCCGCCGAACCGTGGGTCGAAGCCGCCGCCGAGGGGCGCGGCGGGACCGCCGTCAAACCGCACGCCAAGGCCGCCGCCGCAGGGCGCGCCGGGCGACCCTGTCAGGACAGGCAACCGCCGAACGCCCCGCCGGAAACGACTGCCGAGACTCCAGGCCGAGGCTCAGACCTCGTCGCGGCCGGCACCTCGCGAAGGAACGGCCGTGAACGTCCGCGGGCGGCGCAGGCCCGCGTTGTCGAACGCGGTCTCCACAGCCGAGCGGACCGTCTCCAGATCGTCCTCGCGCACCAGCGCGATGGCCGAGCCGCCGAAACCGCCGCCGGTCATCCGGGCGCCCAGTGCGCCGGCTGCCCGGGCGGAGTCGACCGCCAGGTCGAGTTCGGTGGTCGAGATGCGGTAGTCGTCGCGCATGCTCACGTGCGAAGCGTCGAGGTACGGGCCGATCTCGGCCAGCTTGCCCTGGTGCAGCAGGTCGACGACGTCGAGCACCCGCTGGTTCTCGGTGACCACGTGGCGCACCAGCGGAGCGAGCTCGTCCGGCAGCTGGGCCAGCGCGGCGGGCAGGCCTTCGAGCGTCACGTCACGCAAGGCCTTGACGCCGAGCAGTTCGGCGGCGCGCTCGGTGCCGCGGCGGCGCTCGCCGTAGCCGCCTTCGGCGTGGGAGTGCTTGGTGCGGGTGTCCATGATCAGGATCCGCACGCCGGCCTCGGCCAGCGGGAACGGGACCTGCTCCATCTCGCCCGAGCGGACGTCGAGGAACAGCACGCACGACTCGGTGCAGCACAGCGAGGCCGTCTGGTCGAGCAGCCCGGTGGGGGCGCCGACGAAGTCGTTCTCGGACCGCTGCACCCAGAGGGCGATCTGCGGCCGGTCCGGCGCTCCGGGCGTGTCGCCGTCGATCTCCACGGCGTCGACCTCCAGACCGGCGAGGCCCAGCAGGGCCAGCGTCACGGCGCACTCCAGCGCGTGCGAGGAGGACAGGCCCGCGCCCGACGGCACGTCACCGGCGATGACCAGGTCGGCGCCCGCGGCGTAGCCCTGGTCCCGCAGCACCCAGGCGACACCGGCGGGATAGGCCGCCCAGCCCGTGACGGACCGGGGCTCCAGCGACGCGATTTCGAGCGGGCCGGACTGCTGGAGCTGCCCGTCGTCGCCGAGGGTGGCGACGTTCAGCACCCCGTCCTGGCGCGGCGTCCCGGCCGCGGCCAGGCGGTGGGGCAGGGCGAAGGGCAGGACGAATCCGTCGTTGTAGTCGGTGTGCTCGCCGATCAGGTTGACCCGGCCCGGCGCGGACCAGACCCCGGCCGGGGCCCGCCCGTGGATCCGGCGGAACGCCTCGGCCGCTTCGGTGGCGGGGCTCACCTGGCCTGCGCCAGCACCGCGTGCAGGGCCGACGTCGCGACCTGTGCGCTGCAGTCCGTGCCGGTGACCTCGATGGTCACGCTGCCGCCGTTCGCCTTGCCGATCCGGACCCGGCCGCCGGGCACGATGCCGACGGACTTCAGCTCGGTCATCAGCGACTCGTCCAGCTGGACGTGCTCGGCGATCCGCCGGATCTCGACGTCGCCGCCGCCGGTGCGGGCGAACTCGTCGAGCCGCACCAGGTCGGACTCGGGCGGCGGGGCGGGGTCGCCGTCGCCGAGCTTGTCCAGGCCGGGAATCGGGTTGCCGTACGGGGACGTGGTCGGGTGGTCGAGCAGCTTGACCAGCTTGCGCTCCACCGCCTCGCTCATCACGTGCTCCCAGCGGCAGGCCTCGGTGTGGACGTGCTCCCACTCGAGGCCGATGACGTCGACGAGGAGGCGTTCGGCCAGGCGGTGCTTGCGCATCACCGCGATGGCCAGCTCGCGGCCGTGGTCGGTCAGCTGCAGGTGCCGGTCGTCGGCCACGACCACCAGCCCGTCGCGCTCCATCCTGGCCACGGTCTGGCTCACGGTGGGGCCACTCTGCTGCAGCCGTTCCGCGATGCGGGCCCGCAGCGGGACGACACCCTCTTCTTCGAGCTCGTAAATCGTACGCAAGTACATCTCGGTGGTGTCGATGAGATCGTTCACGCTGTCCCCTTCGTCCGCGTAGCTCATCGTAGTCGCTGGCCCCGACAGCGAGGGCGCGCCTCGACGTAACAAGTCCCGGGCGGGGAAAAGTCCGGGCCCGGTGGGCGAAGACCGTCCGGACCTGCAGGATGGGGTCATGCGACCGTTGATCACCACTGCCGAGCTCACCGCCCTGCCCGCGGGGGAGCGCCCGGCCGTACTGGACGTCCGCTGGCGGCTCGGCGGCCCGCCCGGCGCCGAGTCCTACCGGGACGGGCACCTGCCCGGGGCGGTGTTCGTCGACCTGGACACCGCGCTCGCCTCGCCGCCCGGCGAGGGTGGCAGGCATCCGTTGCCGGATCCGGCCGATCTGCAGCGTGAGCTGCGGAAAGCCGGGGTGCGCACCGGCCGTCCGGTGGTGGTCTACGACGACGCCGACGGCTCGGTCGCGGCGCGGGCGTGGTGGCTGCTGCGCTGGGCCGGCCACCAGGACGTGGCGGTGCTCGACGGCGGTTACGCAGCGTGGATCGCCGACGGCGGCGCAGTGACTGCCGAAGTCCCGGTCCCCGAACCGGGTGACATCGAGGTGGTCCCGGGCGGCATGCCGGTGCTCTCCGCCGACGAGGCCGCGGCGCTGGCCAGGGAGGGCGTTTTGTTCGACGCGCGCGCGAGGGCGCGTTACGCGGGCGAGACCGAGCCGGTCGACCCGCGCGCCGGCCACATCCCCGGCGCGGTCAACGCACCCTCGGCAGCGCACGTCGGCGCCGACGGCCGCTGGCGCACCCCGGCGGACCTCGCCGAGCGATTCGCCACCCTGGGCCTCCGCGACGACGCGCCGGCCGGTGCCTACTGCGGGTCCGGCGTCACGGCTTCGTCGGTGGTGCTGGCCTTGGAGGTCGCGGGCCACGCGGCCCCGGCGGCTCTGTACGCGGGCTCGTGGTCGCACTGGTCCCGCGACCCCGAACGCCCGGCCGCCACGGGCAACGAACCGGGCTGACCCACCCGGCCCGGCCTGGCTCGCGCTGCCTGTGGTGGCGCCAGGGTTGGGGGTGGGTGTGAAGGGCGGCTGGGTGGGCGTCCGGCCAGTACAGTGCGGGGCATGGCCTCGCCTGCTGTCGTCTGGGATTCCGCGCTGCTGGGGTACGACCTCGGCGGTGAGCATCCGTTCAACCCCGTCCGGCTGGAGCTCACGGTGCGGCTCGCGACGGAGCTCGGGGTGCTGGACGGGGTGGAGCTGCTCGTGCCGTCCGCCGCGGGGGACGAGGAGCTGCTGCGGATCCACGCGCCCGAGTACCTCGCCGCCGTGCGGGAGGCGCCGCTGGTCGGGTGGGACGTCGGGCATGGGCTGGGGACGAGCGACAACCCCGTGTTCAGCGGCATGCACGAGGCGTCCGCGCTGGTGGTCGGGTCGACGTTGCTGGCCGCGCG includes the following:
- a CDS encoding DUF4192 domain-containing protein, producing the protein MTTSTPPGPARPVLTDPAQLIVALPYLLGFMPSDSLVLLGHRPPGTGIGLILRADLPPEDLFAYQADALAPRFRGAVHLGVTAVVVGGRAEPDGGPPFSAFVAELRRALGEHGLLLLHPLWTAAIEEDAPWACYRDDDCSGLLPDPRGTVIAAATTNAGFVSFPSREDVAALLEPRSPEAIVRRTGLLGRAGKSPWGTEDVVSAAAAEVRAAFQRRRAGTDHLDDEQAVRLAHALTIKPVRDACLALTTPPGTSVALEAEALWLSLVKELPAPHRAEAACLLAYATLLRGEGALAGMALDNALEASSGHLLAQLLYAVWNRGTDPAKLAGLGAGSEVDLGLEDTGDG
- the galE gene encoding UDP-glucose 4-epimerase GalE, translating into MTDQQSPLKLIVTGGAGYVGSVCAARLIEAGHQVTVVDDLSTGHADAVHPDARFIQGDAAEVAADVLGEGFDGVLHFAAKSLVGESMTDPAKYWEGNVVTSLRLLEAMKANGTPRLVFSSTAATYGEPESSPIPETAPTQPTNTYGASKLAIDHAITSFARAHGLAAVSLRYFNVAGAYRAFGERHTTETHLIPLVLQVATGDREHISIYGNDYPTPDHTAVRDYIHVVDLADAHQLALSHATAGEHRIYNLGSGTGFSVLEVVEACREVTGHPIPAVVAERRAGDPSVLVASSAKAAEELGWKPERTDLRGIVSDAWEFTRARQS
- the galK gene encoding galactokinase gives rise to the protein MSPATEAAEAFRRIHGRAPAGVWSAPGRVNLIGEHTDYNDGFVLPFALPHRLAAAGTPRQDGVLNVATLGDDGQLQQSGPLEIASLEPRSVTGWAAYPAGVAWVLRDQGYAAGADLVIAGDVPSGAGLSSSHALECAVTLALLGLAGLEVDAVEIDGDTPGAPDRPQIALWVQRSENDFVGAPTGLLDQTASLCCTESCVLFLDVRSGEMEQVPFPLAEAGVRILIMDTRTKHSHAEGGYGERRRGTERAAELLGVKALRDVTLEGLPAALAQLPDELAPLVRHVVTENQRVLDVVDLLHQGKLAEIGPYLDASHVSMRDDYRISTTELDLAVDSARAAGALGARMTGGGFGGSAIALVREDDLETVRSAVETAFDNAGLRRPRTFTAVPSRGAGRDEV
- a CDS encoding metal-dependent transcriptional regulator, giving the protein MSYADEGDSVNDLIDTTEMYLRTIYELEEEGVVPLRARIAERLQQSGPTVSQTVARMERDGLVVVADDRHLQLTDHGRELAIAVMRKHRLAERLLVDVIGLEWEHVHTEACRWEHVMSEAVERKLVKLLDHPTTSPYGNPIPGLDKLGDGDPAPPPESDLVRLDEFARTGGGDVEIRRIAEHVQLDESLMTELKSVGIVPGGRVRIGKANGGSVTIEVTGTDCSAQVATSALHAVLAQAR
- a CDS encoding sulfurtransferase, whose product is MRPLITTAELTALPAGERPAVLDVRWRLGGPPGAESYRDGHLPGAVFVDLDTALASPPGEGGRHPLPDPADLQRELRKAGVRTGRPVVVYDDADGSVAARAWWLLRWAGHQDVAVLDGGYAAWIADGGAVTAEVPVPEPGDIEVVPGGMPVLSADEAAALAREGVLFDARARARYAGETEPVDPRAGHIPGAVNAPSAAHVGADGRWRTPADLAERFATLGLRDDAPAGAYCGSGVTASSVVLALEVAGHAAPAALYAGSWSHWSRDPERPAATGNEPG